A section of the Humulus lupulus chromosome 2, drHumLupu1.1, whole genome shotgun sequence genome encodes:
- the LOC133819548 gene encoding probable enoyl-CoA hydratase 1, peroxisomal codes for MGQSSPEKLIVVTIESNGIGFVTINRPKSLNSLTKAMMTDLAQSIKALARDDSVRVIVLSGSGRAFCSGVDLTAAEDVFKGDVKDVESDPVAQMERCKKPIIGAINGFAVTAGFEIALACDLLVATKGAKFMDTHARFGIFPSWGLSQKLSRIIGPNKAREVSLAATPLTAEVAERLGFVNHVVEENELLNKAREIALAIVKNNQDLVLRYKAVINDGIKLDLGHALSLEKERAHDYYNGMTKEQFKKMQEFIAGRSSKKPSSKL; via the exons ATGGGGCAGTCTTCGCCGGAAAAGCTTATAGTCGTCACTATCGAGTCGAACGGAATTGGGTTCGTCACGATCAACCGGCCCAAGTCTCTAAACTCACTGACGAAGGCCATGATGACGGACCTAGCCCAATCCATCAAGGCCTTGGCTCGAGACGATTCGGTCCGGGTCATCGTTCTTTCCGGGTCGGGTCGAGCATTTTGCTCCGGAGTCGACTTGACTGCGGCGGAGGACGTTTTCAAAGGGGACGTCAAGGACGTAGAGTCTGACCCGGTGGCGCAGATGGAGCGGTGCAAGAAGCCGATTATTGGAGCCATAAATGGATTCGCGGTCACGGCTGGTTTCGAGATCGCGCTAGCTTGCGATCTATTGGTGGCTACTAAAGGAGCTAAGTTCATGGATACTCATGCTag ATTCGGGATATTTCCTTCGTGGGGACTTTCTCAAAAGCTTTCTCGCATTATAGGACCCAACAAAGCTCGAGAAGTATCACTTGCAGCCACACCCCTAACTGCAGAGGTAGCTGAGAGATTAGGCTTTGTGAACCATGTTGTTGAAGAGAATGAATTATTGAATAAAGCCCGAGAAATTGCTTTGGCTATTGTAAAAAATAATCAAGACTTGGTGTTGAGGTATAAGGCAGTGATAAATGATGGCATCAAGCTGGACCTGGGTCATGCTCTTTCATTAGAAAAG GAAAGAGCTCATGACTATTACAATGGAATGACCAAAGAGCAGTTCAAGAAGATGCAGGAATTTATAGCAGGTCGCAGctcaaaaaagccttcttctaAGTTGTAG
- the LOC133819549 gene encoding putative ubiquitin-conjugating enzyme E2 38, whose product MAQNGTEMPSFKRFDVVSDDSDHYFAKRKKGKKNEVATADAGEDDSLIDSAAGSKLHKKIMKEWRILEKNLPDLIYVRAYENRIDLLRAVIIGAAGTPYHDGLFFFDLAFPSDYPARPPMVLYRSHGLRLNPNLYANGTVCLSLLNTWAGKQTERWNPAESTVLQVLVSIQALVLNERPYFNEPGTGLFGHARWEKNSRSYNRDVYLLCLKTTLYSIRNPPKNFEDFVAAHYRHRAKAILAACREYANGRVRVGYYRDGENDDASSSSSAAAEEEEIYVSKKFVGSMKTMYPQLVTGFVKIGASGVGGSSGHQLKLVKKTTSFDKEKGKNGFVEKLFTTIKRVFGLEKKKSGKISNNNIVSV is encoded by the coding sequence ATGGCTCAAAACGGCACTGAGATGCCGTCCTTTAAGCGATTCGACGTCGTTTCGGACGATTCGGACCATTACTTCGCCAAACGAAAAAAGGGAAAGAAGAACGAGGTTGCCACGGCTGACGCCGGAGAAGATGATAGCTTGATCGACAGCGCCGCCGGGAGTAAGCTACATAAGAAGATTATGAAGGAGTGGAGGATCTTGGAGAAGAATCTTCCTGATTTGATCTATGTTCGGGCTTACGAGAACCGAATCGATCTACTCCGGGCTGTGATCATCGGCGCCGCGGGTACACCGTACCACGATGGACTCTTCTTCTTCGATCTCGCTTTTCCGTCGGATTACCCTGCTCGGCCTCCCATGGTACTGTATCGTTCTCATGGTCTGAGGCTCAACCCGAACCTGTACGCTAACGGTACGGTCTGCCTGAGTTTGCTGAACACGTGGGCAGGGAAGCAGACCGAGCGGTGGAACCCGGCCGAGTCGACGGTGTTGCAGGTTCTGGTTTCGATTCAAGCTCTTGTACTGAACGAGAGGCCGTATTTTAACGAGCCCGGAACTGGGTTGTTCGGTCACGCTAGGTGGGAGAAGAACTCACGGTCTTATAACAGAGATGTCTATCTCTTGTGCCTGAAGACGACACTGTATTCTATCCGAAATCCGCCGAAGAATTTCGAGGACTTCGTCGCTGCGCACTATCGGCACAGAGCCAAAGCCATACTCGCCGCGTGTAGGGAGTACGCGAATGGGCGCGTCAGAGTCGGGTACTACAGAGATGGCGAAAACGACGACGCGTCGTCGTCGTCGTCTGCGGCGGCGGAGGAGGAGGAGATCTACGTGTCGAAGAAGTTCGTTGGGTCGATGAAGACGATGTATCCGCAGCTCGTGACGGGTTTCGTAAAGATTGGAGCTTCCGGCGTCGGCGGCAGTAGTGGTCATCAGTTGAAGTTGGTGAAGAAAACGACGTCGTTTGataaggagaaagggaagaacgGCTTCGTTGAGAAGCTTTTTACGACAATCAAAAGGGTTTTTGGATTGGAGAAGAAGAAAAGTGGCAAAATTAGCAATAATAATATTGTTTCTGTGTGA
- the LOC133815580 gene encoding protein CHROMATIN REMODELING 24-like has protein sequence MEGRRCLFKVPSRDRSADDDDVPNFSIITDFDSSPEQKLTKVKIQGRRRLCKFLTRVDQDISEKENVVDEPTFAAITGFESPPLPQNPKDNDKNGGDNEIRDILNNLSARLEFLSIEKRKDVKKSDPVEESLPLPKYEKIEEDGQVDLLEYASAGSSFSLKSDTSDSSFGATKNANNIMERGDDKYDGDLHYESDVDIFIFVMWY, from the exons ATGGAAGGCCGGAGATGCCTCTTTAAAGTTCCTTCTAGAGATAGGAGTGCCGATGATGACGATGTTCCTAACTTTTCCATCATCACCGATTTTGATTCTTCTCCTG AACAAAAGCTGACGAAGGTAAAGATTCAGGGTAGACGCCGGCTCTGCAAATTTTTGACTCGGGTTGATCAGGATATTTCCGAGAAAGAAAATGTGGTTGATGAGCCTACATTTGCTGCTATTACAGGTTTTGAGTCCCCACCTCTACCACAGAATCCGAAAGACAATGATAAAAATGGCGGAGATAATGAAATCAGGGATATCCTGAACAACTTGAGTGCAAGACTTGAGTTTTTGTCCATCGAGAAGAGAAAAGATGTGAAGAAGTCGGATCCAGTTGAAGAATCTCTGCCTTTGCCGAAGTATGAAAAGATTGAAGAAGATGGGCAAGTTGACCTGCTCGAGTATGCTAGCGCAGGGTCTTCATTTTCATTGAAGTCCGATACATCTGATTCGTCATTTGGTGCAACTAAGAATGCTAATAATATTATGGAGAGAGGGGATGATAAATATGATGGAGACCTTCACTATGAATCTGATGTTGACATATTTATATTTGTAATGTGGTACTGA
- the LOC133819551 gene encoding uncharacterized protein LOC133819551, with protein sequence MASARALSRLSCRLKSLTINTNKRSLLSELSSPKLTRIPRISRVPLELSSMMPLHSAVASARLISSLSIDSQQWGLVPQGISMPL encoded by the exons ATGGCGTCCGCGAGAGCTTTGTCTAGGCTCTCATGTCGATTAAAGTCTCTAACTATCAACACCAACAAGAGATCACTGCTCTCCGAGCTCTCTTCCCCCAAATTGACACGCATTCCTCGAATTTCAAG AGTACCATTGGAATTGAGTTCAATGATGCCGTTGCACAGTGCAGTGGCTTCAGCACGATTAATATCAAGCTTATCCATAGATTCTCAGCAATGGGGTTTGGTTCCTCAAG GAATTTCAATGCCTTTATGA